The nucleotide sequence TGATCTCTCTATGAAACTTGAATATACAAAAATCCGTCCGTTCGTATATACACATGTGAATGCACAAAATACATACTCGTCGTGGGGAACAAATTTGGGTCATCCTATTGGACCAAATGCTGATGAAATATTTAGTGAACTTGCATATAATCTTAATGATTGGATGAGAGTAACGCTAAACTACCGGTTTGTTAGAAAAGGTGAGAATCTTTATGATGAACAAGGAAATCTAATTAAAAATGTAGGTGGAGATATCAATGTTTCAACCGGACCTAATCCGGAATTTGAAAACGCTTATTTTCTCGATGGTGAACGATTCAACCAAAATATTTTTCAGGTTGGTTTCAGAATTGAACCCATTCGGGATTTTATTTTTTATTTAATATACAATTACGATCAGGAAAACAATTTAGCTACAGGAAATAAATTAATAACGAACTACGGTTTATTTAAATTCCAGATTGGTTATTAGAAGTATTATAATGGAGTTAGCTATGACCGCAAATCCATTGAACTTTTAAGAAGTTATATTCATGAACCATATCGGATTTGTGGGAGCTATAGGATTCTTCCATAGGAATGCCTTTGGCAGAACCTTTGACACTCTGATTTTTGTTATTGAAAACAATGGATTAGTATATTTAGAAAACGAATGAGTGAATAGATTTGTAATGATAAATGAAGATGGTTAAATGAAGATCGTGAAGTTTGTGGGGGCTAAAGGATTCTTCCATAGGAATGCCTTTGGCAGAACCTTTGACACTCTGATTTTTGTTATTGAAAACAATGGATTAGTATATTTAGAAAACGAATGAGTGAATAGATTTGTAATGATAAATGAAGATTATGGATTTTGTGGGAGCTATAGGATTCGAACCTATGACCCCCTGCTTGTAAGGCAGGTGCTCTGAACCAGCTGAGCTAAGCTCCCTTTAATTGTGGGCACAAATATCAAACTAATAGACTAAAAAAGCAAACGATTTTACATTATGAGCGGGCGACGGGGTTCGAACCCGCGACATCCAGCTTGGGAAGCTGACACTCTACCAACTGAGTTACGCCCGCAGAATTTTGAGCAATTATTATTCACTCCTGAAAAATAATTTGATTCACTTTACTTTCAAAAATATTTCTTTCCTGGTTAATATTTAATGTTTCATTTTGTTAATGAATTAGAGTTTTAGTTTCAAAATAATAAATAACTCATTTCAATATGTTGAATCCACTTTAATTTAATTCTAATTAGTAGTACGAATACGGTATATTTATTGCAGTATAATAACGTCATTCGCAAGAATACTATTTCATGGAGCGAGGGCAAAAAGCTCCTGTGTCATAAATAAATAATTTAATTACTGGTGAATTGTATTCATCAATGAGTTTCAGAGGATATCTATGCTAATCGGAATTATCATCTTTTCAATTGTTACTTTAGTGACGGTTTATATTTTAATTGGTGCTCATCAATCCTGAACTAACCTGCTCTTAAAGAACATGATTAATCTAAATAAGATTAGATCTGATCATGCTTTTTATCAATCCTAAGATTATAAAATAGAGATTAAGTTCAACAATTTCGGTAATGTGACTATTCGCCGGAAAGTTCAGTGAATGATTAATGCGAGATAGGATCTTATTTTAAATTGATTTTGAAATGAATTTTATTTTCCTACGCGGGAGAGGTAGAACTTGCTAATGCTTCCAGTACTGAATCATATTTTTCGAATATCTCAATCGCACCTGTGAGATGAAGGACTGAGTGATTAAAATTTCCCGGTTTAACCAGTTTTAAAGAACCACCTTTTACTTTCACTTTTCTCCAAATTACAACAAGTACACCAATGAATGCAGAGTCCAAAAAATCGCACTCATTTAATGATATAACAATATTGTGATATCCTTTATCTAATTCATCATCAATTAAACTCTTGAATTCTATTGCTTCTTGAAACGTAGCTTTATCAAGATTGATGGATGCAATCACGTAATCGTTTTGATGTCTTAATTCAAAGTTATTCATTTTGCCCTCGAAAAGAGATTTTCTATGGTGCTTTTTGCCAATAAATGTGCCAACAGTTTTTTAGAAAAAAAAGAATATGTGAGTATGATTTTGACGGTTTGAATATTTATAATCAATTTTACTGTATCATTATTGAGTAACTCATTACGTATCGTATCAGAACAAAACAAATAAATAATCCATCTGACAATTTTCATCACGGCAGCCAGATTCTCGCTGGAACAATCCTTGCTAATCAACGATAGCGTTTATTAGGTAATAATTCAGCCTCATGTTAAACTATTTCAATCGTGCACTTAAACATTAAGGGCTACTTGTTAATGAATAAAATAAAATTATTTTCGGCTATTATTGCTGTTGAAATAGTAGTGATACTATTCTTGGCTATGATTTTAATTCATGAATCTTTTACAACCCCATCTAACCAAAATAAAACTTCATTTGAGAACGAGATGATTTATACGCAGGATACAGATATTCCATTCACAGGTAAGATGCTTGATACTCTTGATAATAAATTAATAGTCGAGTTTAATGTCGTCAACGGATTCAAACAAGGTGAGTTTCATCTTTTAAAGATGGATGGAACTTATGCAGTAAAAGGATATATGAATAAAAATAAAAACGATGGTAACTGGAAATATTATTATGAAAATGGCGGGTTAGAATGTTCAGGTAATTTTGATGATGACGAACCTACAGGCGAATGGGTATGGTATCACGGAAACGGTTTGATAAGTTGTAAAGGAATTTTCTTAAATGGGAAACCAGATGGTCAATGGATTAAATATAATCAGGATGGCAGTCCATCCGTAATAATCAATTATCGATTCGGAAAAGTGATCAATTATATTTCACTTGATACTCCAACCATCAGCTAAAAAGTCTGTTTAGTTAAACGAATCCTTCACAAGTTTCTTCTGCTGCTGCATTGAAATTTTATATGAACCTACTGCAGGGCTTGCACTTTCAGGTCTGCCTGAATAACCTAATTCACATTCTTTTGGTAAATCATTTCGCAATCGATTAAACAAAAAATTCCAGGCACCCATATTCATTGGCTCTTCCTGAACCCATTTGATTTTCTTAACAGATGAATATCTTTCAATAATTTTTCTGATCTTTTTAGATGCGTAAGGATAAAATTGTTCAATCCTGATGATAGCAGTATTTGAAATTTTATTATCAGCTCTGTATTTCAACAGATCATAATAAATCTTACCGCTGGTTAAAATAAGATGATCAATTTTTTCAGGAGTTTGAATTGAATCATCATCGAGTACTTCTTCAAATTTCCCATTTAAAAATTCTTCTTTTGACGATTTAGCTTCGGGTGCTCTCAACAAACTTTTTGGTGTCATAATAACTAAAGGTATCTTCATACCCGATTTTATCTGTCTTCTTAAAAGATGAAAATATTGAGCGGGTGTTGTTACATTACAAACTTGTATATTGTTCTCAGCACTAAGTATTAAAAATCTTTCAAGTCTAGCACTTGAGTGTTCGGGTCCTTGTCCTTCAAATCCATGTGGAAGTAGCATTACAAGATTATTTGGCATTTGCCATTTAGTGTAAGCAGCTACTATAAAGTTATCAATAATAACCTGAGCTGCATTAGCAAAATCACCAAACTGTGCTTCCCAAATTACAAGAGTTAATGGATCAACAGCACTATACCCGAATTCAAATCCTAAAACAGCCGCTTCCGATAATGAGCTATCCAATGCTTCAAGATAAGCCTGTTTGTCATTTAAATGATTTAATGGGAAATATAATGATCCGGTTTTTACATCAGTGAAGGCAAGATGTCTTTGGCTGAATGTACCACGAACACTATCCTGACCACTCAAGCGTACAGGCGTTCCTTCAAGAAGTAAACTTCCGAATGCAAGTGATTCTGCGAACGCCCATTCGGCTTTTCCTGTTCCATCAATTATTTTTTTCCGACTTTCGAGAAATTTTGAAAGTTTTGGGTGACCATTAAAGTTAGCTGGTATTTTTGTTATTCCATCAACTATTGTCTTTAATGTATCCTCACTAATGGATGTTTTTTTCTCTGATTGAATAATCTCAATTTCTTTTTTAGGTACAGCAAGTATGAGATCGCCTTCAAATTTCTTACTCTCTTGTCTTATCCTTTCTACGGAGGCATTCATTTTACTATTCAGGTTATCAGCGAACGTCTTTATTTCATTTTCAGAAATAATTTTTTCTTCAATTAATTTGTCCTGGTAAATCTGCCTGACAGATGGATGTTCTTTTATTTTTGCATATAAAATTGGTTGAGTATATCCTGGCTCATCACCTTCATTGTGTCCATGTCGTCTGTATCCGAATAAATCAATCACTACATCTTTATTAAATATCTGTCTGTAATCAGAAACAAGTTTAGCAACCCACAATGCAGCTTCAGGGTCATCGCCATTAACGTGAAAGATTGGCGCCTGAATCATTTTTGCTATGTCAGTTGCATATTGTGAAGATCTGGCATCTTCAGGAGTTGTAGTAAAACCAATCTGGTTATTTACAACTATATGAATAGTTCCACCGGTTCTGTATCCGCTCAATTGTGATAGGTTCAAAGTTTCTGCAACAATACCTTGTCCGGCAAAAGCTGCATCTCCATGAATTAATAAAGACATCACTTTGACATGACTTTTATTATCGCCCATTCGTGTTTGCTTTGCCCGAACAATTCCTTCAACAACAGGATCAACCCATTCGAGGTGACTTGGATTTGCAGCAACAGAAACTGAAATATTTTTTCCTCTAATTGTTTTATAGTTTCCTGTAGCGCCTAAATGATACTTTACATCACCAGAACCTTCAAAGGAATTCGGATCTCTGATATCTTCGAACTCAACAAAAATAGAATCATAAGATTTCCCTATGATGTTTGCTAACACATTCAGTCTTCCTCTGTGTGCCATTCCCATCACTACTTCTTTAATATTATGGTCGGCAGCTTCAGTCAGTATAAAATCCAACAGCGGAATTAATGTTTCACTTCCTTCCAATGAAAATCTTTTATGTCCAATAAATTTGCTATGAATGAAGTGTTCAAATGCTTCTGCTGCGATTAATTTTTTTAGAATATTTATCCTGGTTTGATTATCAAATTCAGGGGTATTTCTAACCGGTTCCATTTTTTTCTGAAGCCAGGTTTTCTCAGCAGGATTCTGGATATGCATATATTCAACACCAATTTTATCACAGTAAGTTTTTTCCAGAATGTTAAGTATGTTACGAAGTGTTGCTGTGTTTAGATTTCCAAAACCACCTGTAATAAATTGACGATCTAAGTCCCATATAGTCAAGTTATAACTTGCCGGATCCAGTTCAGCATGATATTGTGTTTTTGAACCCAGCGGATCAAGGTCAGCAATAAGATGTCCTCTTACTCTGTATAAATTAATTAGTTGGAGAACTTTAGCTTGTTTTACAATCTCTTCTGTATTTGCAGTTGTTTCGAAAATTCCCGGCTGATAGTCTGTTTGCCATCTCAAAGGTTTGAAAGGAAGTTTTAATGAATCGAATATATCATCATAAAAATCATTCTGACCTAAAAGCAGATCATTGATCTCTTTAAGAAACATTCCGGATTCTGCACCTTGAATTATTCTGTGATCATAAGTGCTGGAAATATTCATTACTTTACTGATGCCCAATGTTGAAATTGTTGTCTGAGACATTGCTTGATATTCAGCACTATATTGAATAGCTCCTGCAGCTATAATCGCTCCCTGACCAACCATAAGTCTGGGAACAGACGCAACCGTACCGATCGTTCCAGGATTAGTTAATGTAATTGTTGTACCTAGAAATTCATTTGGATCAATAGCACCTTTTCTTGATCTGTTTATCAGGTCTTCATAAGCATTCCAGAATTCACTAAAGTTTAATTTATTTGCACTTTTTATATTTGGAACAATCAAAGATCTTGAACCATCTTTGCGTTCGATGTCGATAGCAAGACCAAGATTCACGTCTTTTCTATTTATAACGTGAGGTTTTCCTTCTATTATTGTGAAAGCACTGTTCATCACCGGCATTGATTGAACAGCTTTTAGTATGGCCCAGCTAATAAGATGAGTAAAAGATATTTTTTTCTTATTGATTCTTTGAAGGTGATTGTTTATGAGTGTTCTGTTTTCTTCAAGTAATTTCACCGGCATAGTTCTTTGCGAAGTTGCAACAGGGACAGATAAACTATTTACCATGTTTGCAAGAATTTTTTCCGAACTTCCTGCTATTATCTGAACTTCGTCGTTTTCACCAGGCTGTGGAAGCGGAATATTCAATTGCTGCAAAGATGATTTACCGGAATTTTTCCCATTGCCTCCATCAGTACCAGAAATATCACCAAAAAATTTTCTCCATTGGTCGGGTACTTTTTCAGGACTTTTGGAAAATTGATCATGCAGATATTCAACGAACCAGGTGTTAGCACCAAATTTTTCCAGTTCTTCTTGTTGCTTTTTACTGAGATTTTTCGACTTCATAAATCCAAATCTGATTTTTATTACTTTTAAGTAACTTATTAAAGATTTTTATAATTAAATAGATAAACTTTGAGAAACATGCCTAATAAAAAATATAATCGATCCATTATTACATTAAACAATTTACGTCACGAATATAACCTAAATAAACTATCTGAGGAAACTATCAGGAAGAATCCATTCAGGCAATTTGAATTCTGGTTTAGACAAGTTATAAAACTAAAACTGACTGAACCAAACGCTATGGTTCTGGCAACTACAGATAAAAAAGCAAAACCTTCTGCCAGAATTGTATTGTTAAAAGATTTAAGCAAGGATGGATTTGTTTTCTTCACTAACTATAAAAGTTCAAAAGGAAGAAGTCTTACTGAAAATCCAGAAGCATCACTTTTATTTTATTGGGCTGAACTAGAAAGACAAATAAGAGTTGAAGGAAAAGTAAAAAAAATATCCAGAGCTGAATCACAAAAATATTTTAATACACGACCTCTCGAAAGCCGAATAGCAGCTTGGGCTTCCGAACAGAGTGAAGTAATTCCAGACAGAGAATACCTCGAGCAAAAATTTTTATATTTTAAAGAAAAGTTCAGAGGGAAAAAAATTCCTATCCCACCATATTGGGGAGGTTTTGTTTTAGTTCCGGATTATTTTGAATTCTGGCAGGGAAGAGAAAACCGACTGCATGATAGAATATGTTTTAAAAAAATGAAAAGCGGTTGGAAAATTTTCAGGCGGGCACCATAACTAAAAACTGAATTTACTCTTAATCGATGTTTGTGTAATCAAGCTTCTTACTACAATCGCAGTCAAGATAATCAAACCTCCGATTATTGCTGTAATTGAAGGAGTCTCTCCATACCCAATAAAAACCCAAACAGGATTTAACACAGGTTCAACCATCGAAATTATTGATGCTTCAACTGCAATCACTCTTTTTAATCCTGATGCAAAAAATGCATAAGCTGTTGCAATCTGAAAAACGCCGAGAAAACTAACCATCCACAAATCTGAAAAGCTGATTAATTCAATTGAAGTAAGAAAAGGAATGCATATCATAGCAACGAGTACATTTCCCCAAAAAATACTGCTCTGCTGATACTTATGATCATTTTGTTTCATTCCTAAAAAGAATGCTGCGAAGGTTATTCCGGAAATGAGAGCAACAAAATTTCCTTCAAGATGTCCAGGTTCAAGTTTTCCAACGAAAAATAAAATCATTCCGAGAACACATACTGCAACTGTTATGATATTAATTCTTTCATATTTTGTTTTATTAAATATTGGTTCAAAAATTAAAACGTAAATTGGTGCAGTGGATTGCAAGAAGATGGCGTTTGCAGCCGTTGTAGTTTTTGTAGCAATTACAAATGTTATAAGAACAATTGCGTAAATAAATGAATTGATGAGACTCAGTTTGTTGAATAACAGTATTCTTTTTTTGAAAATGATTGCAAAAGTAATTGCAGCAATCGAACACCGGAAAAAAGATAATTGCATGGCGTTCAGCGAAATCAGCTTGATAAATAAACCGCCACTGCTCCACAATAATGCAGCAGTGAATACGTATAGGATTCCTTTCTGATGTTCGGAAAGATTTTTCATTTCAATTGTAAATATAACTAGCATAAAATCAGTTTTATTTAAAGTTCTTTTTTACAAAATCATCATTAAATTGAACCCAACAAATCGGATATTTTTATTTTATGAGCGGCATTTACAAGTTTGTAGATCATACAGCAGATATTGCAGCAGAATTGAAAGGCAGCAGTCTTCAGGACATATTTGAAGCTGGCGGAAAAGCATGGTTTTCTGCTATAACCGATGACGAATCAATTGCAGCCGATGACACTATGGAGATAGAACTTTCTGCAAATTCACAGGAAGAAC is from Ignavibacteriota bacterium and encodes:
- a CDS encoding STAS domain-containing protein, producing the protein MNNFELRHQNDYVIASINLDKATFQEAIEFKSLIDDELDKGYHNIVISLNECDFLDSAFIGVLVVIWRKVKVKGGSLKLVKPGNFNHSVLHLTGAIEIFEKYDSVLEALASSTSPA
- a CDS encoding multifunctional oxoglutarate decarboxylase/oxoglutarate dehydrogenase thiamine pyrophosphate-binding subunit/dihydrolipoyllysine-residue succinyltransferase subunit encodes the protein MEKFGANTWFVEYLHDQFSKSPEKVPDQWRKFFGDISGTDGGNGKNSGKSSLQQLNIPLPQPGENDEVQIIAGSSEKILANMVNSLSVPVATSQRTMPVKLLEENRTLINNHLQRINKKKISFTHLISWAILKAVQSMPVMNSAFTIIEGKPHVINRKDVNLGLAIDIERKDGSRSLIVPNIKSANKLNFSEFWNAYEDLINRSRKGAIDPNEFLGTTITLTNPGTIGTVASVPRLMVGQGAIIAAGAIQYSAEYQAMSQTTISTLGISKVMNISSTYDHRIIQGAESGMFLKEINDLLLGQNDFYDDIFDSLKLPFKPLRWQTDYQPGIFETTANTEEIVKQAKVLQLINLYRVRGHLIADLDPLGSKTQYHAELDPASYNLTIWDLDRQFITGGFGNLNTATLRNILNILEKTYCDKIGVEYMHIQNPAEKTWLQKKMEPVRNTPEFDNQTRINILKKLIAAEAFEHFIHSKFIGHKRFSLEGSETLIPLLDFILTEAADHNIKEVVMGMAHRGRLNVLANIIGKSYDSIFVEFEDIRDPNSFEGSGDVKYHLGATGNYKTIRGKNISVSVAANPSHLEWVDPVVEGIVRAKQTRMGDNKSHVKVMSLLIHGDAAFAGQGIVAETLNLSQLSGYRTGGTIHIVVNNQIGFTTTPEDARSSQYATDIAKMIQAPIFHVNGDDPEAALWVAKLVSDYRQIFNKDVVIDLFGYRRHGHNEGDEPGYTQPILYAKIKEHPSVRQIYQDKLIEEKIISENEIKTFADNLNSKMNASVERIRQESKKFEGDLILAVPKKEIEIIQSEKKTSISEDTLKTIVDGITKIPANFNGHPKLSKFLESRKKIIDGTGKAEWAFAESLAFGSLLLEGTPVRLSGQDSVRGTFSQRHLAFTDVKTGSLYFPLNHLNDKQAYLEALDSSLSEAAVLGFEFGYSAVDPLTLVIWEAQFGDFANAAQVIIDNFIVAAYTKWQMPNNLVMLLPHGFEGQGPEHSSARLERFLILSAENNIQVCNVTTPAQYFHLLRRQIKSGMKIPLVIMTPKSLLRAPEAKSSKEEFLNGKFEEVLDDDSIQTPEKIDHLILTSGKIYYDLLKYRADNKISNTAIIRIEQFYPYASKKIRKIIERYSSVKKIKWVQEEPMNMGAWNFLFNRLRNDLPKECELGYSGRPESASPAVGSYKISMQQQKKLVKDSFN
- the pdxH gene encoding pyridoxamine 5'-phosphate oxidase; this translates as MPNKKYNRSIITLNNLRHEYNLNKLSEETIRKNPFRQFEFWFRQVIKLKLTEPNAMVLATTDKKAKPSARIVLLKDLSKDGFVFFTNYKSSKGRSLTENPEASLLFYWAELERQIRVEGKVKKISRAESQKYFNTRPLESRIAAWASEQSEVIPDREYLEQKFLYFKEKFRGKKIPIPPYWGGFVLVPDYFEFWQGRENRLHDRICFKKMKSGWKIFRRAP
- a CDS encoding EamA family transporter; translation: MLVIFTIEMKNLSEHQKGILYVFTAALLWSSGGLFIKLISLNAMQLSFFRCSIAAITFAIIFKKRILLFNKLSLINSFIYAIVLITFVIATKTTTAANAIFLQSTAPIYVLIFEPIFNKTKYERINIITVAVCVLGMILFFVGKLEPGHLEGNFVALISGITFAAFFLGMKQNDHKYQQSSIFWGNVLVAMICIPFLTSIELISFSDLWMVSFLGVFQIATAYAFFASGLKRVIAVEASIISMVEPVLNPVWVFIGYGETPSITAIIGGLIILTAIVVRSLITQTSIKSKFSF